From one Caldithrix abyssi DSM 13497 genomic stretch:
- a CDS encoding hydrogenase maturation protease codes for MKRKKISDILILGIGNVLMGDEGIGAFIAQFLEKQKLPPGVTVLDGGTGGFHLLETFQNADCVILIDATINGQPPASWERLQPRYSSDYPPTLTAHDIGLKDMLDAAQLLGKMPKVVLYAISIDSINSVKFGLSPELEAIIPVIGGEVLNEVHDLLGAPV; via the coding sequence TTGAAAAGGAAGAAAATCTCTGATATTTTGATTCTGGGGATAGGAAATGTGTTAATGGGCGATGAAGGCATTGGCGCTTTTATCGCCCAATTTTTAGAAAAACAAAAGTTGCCGCCAGGCGTTACCGTGCTGGATGGCGGAACTGGCGGTTTTCATCTGCTGGAAACCTTTCAGAATGCCGACTGCGTCATTTTGATCGATGCAACCATCAACGGCCAGCCGCCGGCCTCCTGGGAACGGTTACAACCAAGATACTCCTCCGACTATCCGCCCACCTTAACGGCGCACGATATCGGGTTGAAAGATATGCTGGACGCCGCCCAGCTGCTGGGTAAAATGCCGAAAGTGGTGCTCTATGCCATTTCCATCGATTCGATCAATTCAGTAAAGTTCGGTTTAAGTCCCGAACTGGAGGCGATTATTCCTGTAATCGGCGGTGAAGTTTTGAATGAAGTCCATGATCTGTTAGGCGCCCCTGTTTAA
- a CDS encoding tetratricopeptide repeat protein: MVKIRERDVMISPTDYILSVGSESILFAHKVDLLIEEDEIDEALELCEEGVKRFPFYAEGYIQLARCYQLKNMNDDAVNAYQQALKLQPNHTKALKGLAYLYYKMREREAGEITLLKAYLFDPYDEELHDFLESEGLLARLYSPLVFDEENEDSSQHDGAMFDLEEILDDSRPTDEDERNQILEEIDEHSRQVGENELFELEPASAEEEIEKIDESFFEAESGINEEESDSFPEELAAVSPGLGENEAEEEMVEEKEEAEPDVQPEEAPKRRGDEREEFTQFMSDLFKPDETNDEESRQEKSEVEKEEQQDEMEMEDQIASELDTILIFSDHRKSDEPVSEEEDDEEAKPLGDFNTLEEDLERIGAAEFEEIENNLVEPEAQEEMQAPEAEVEQPADDDRQESKESGQEMNELLKRLEEGEKRRDETKARKKQIAQLESQAESDNVDIDDILSNPSLLTPTFGEILIAQHKFEDALKVFTALAKKEPDNPRIQKKIEFLKKLVMAKK; the protein is encoded by the coding sequence ATGGTAAAAATTAGAGAGAGGGATGTAATGATCAGTCCAACCGATTACATTCTTAGCGTTGGAAGCGAATCCATTTTATTTGCCCATAAAGTGGATTTGCTGATTGAAGAGGATGAAATTGATGAGGCGTTAGAGCTTTGCGAAGAAGGAGTAAAACGCTTTCCTTTTTACGCTGAAGGCTATATTCAGCTGGCGCGTTGCTATCAGCTAAAAAATATGAATGATGACGCAGTTAATGCCTACCAGCAGGCGCTAAAATTGCAACCAAACCACACCAAGGCTTTAAAAGGCCTGGCCTATCTGTACTATAAAATGCGCGAACGTGAAGCCGGGGAGATTACTCTTTTAAAAGCTTATCTTTTTGATCCTTACGATGAAGAGTTACACGATTTTTTAGAGAGCGAAGGCCTGCTTGCCAGGCTCTACAGTCCACTGGTGTTTGATGAAGAGAACGAGGATAGTAGCCAGCACGATGGAGCGATGTTTGATCTGGAAGAGATTCTGGATGATTCGCGTCCCACCGACGAAGACGAACGCAATCAGATTCTGGAAGAAATTGATGAACATTCCCGGCAGGTCGGTGAAAATGAACTGTTTGAACTGGAACCGGCCAGCGCAGAGGAGGAAATCGAAAAAATTGATGAGTCCTTTTTTGAAGCAGAGTCGGGCATAAATGAAGAAGAGTCCGATTCCTTTCCGGAAGAACTGGCGGCTGTAAGCCCGGGATTGGGCGAAAACGAAGCCGAAGAAGAAATGGTGGAAGAAAAGGAAGAGGCCGAACCCGACGTGCAGCCCGAAGAAGCGCCGAAAAGAAGAGGGGACGAACGGGAAGAGTTCACGCAGTTTATGTCCGATTTGTTCAAACCGGACGAAACCAACGACGAAGAAAGCCGGCAGGAAAAAAGTGAAGTAGAAAAAGAAGAGCAGCAGGACGAAATGGAAATGGAAGATCAGATTGCCAGTGAACTGGATACGATCCTGATTTTTTCCGATCATCGAAAAAGCGATGAACCGGTATCTGAAGAGGAAGACGATGAAGAGGCAAAACCTCTGGGCGATTTCAATACGCTGGAAGAAGACCTGGAACGCATCGGGGCAGCCGAGTTTGAGGAAATCGAGAATAATCTGGTTGAACCCGAAGCGCAAGAAGAAATGCAAGCGCCTGAAGCAGAGGTAGAGCAGCCTGCGGATGACGATCGGCAGGAGAGTAAAGAGTCTGGCCAGGAAATGAACGAACTTTTAAAGCGCCTGGAAGAGGGCGAAAAACGGCGGGACGAAACCAAAGCGCGTAAAAAACAGATTGCGCAATTAGAATCGCAGGCCGAAAGCGATAATGTGGATATCGACGACATCCTTTCCAATCCCAGCCTGTTAACGCCCACATTCGGTGAAATTTTGATCGCTCAACACAAATTTGAAGACGCGTTAAAAGTGTTTACCGCGCTGGCTAAAAAGGAGCCGGATAATCCGCGTATCCAGAAAAAAATTGAATTTCTGAAAAAGCTGGTTATGGCAAAAAAATAA
- the coaE gene encoding dephospho-CoA kinase (Dephospho-CoA kinase (CoaE) performs the final step in coenzyme A biosynthesis.) yields the protein MKKEYRFPLLVAITGGIGSGQTTVANFFKKWGAWVINADEKAKEIIQKDRSVKRILAQTFGKEIFNRQGKLNTQKLAALAFKDEISTQKLNQIVHPRMVAYLIEELERARFSRKYPIVAIDAALIYEISIEQMFDAVVTVYAPIELRYKRVKQRDGMTRSDFFARVNKQIPLEEKRQWADFVIDNSGSLDELEKQSWAVYEKLLNMQEKKERQLKHIS from the coding sequence ATGAAGAAAGAATACAGGTTTCCATTATTGGTCGCCATTACAGGCGGAATCGGTAGCGGTCAGACAACGGTGGCAAATTTTTTCAAAAAATGGGGCGCCTGGGTGATCAACGCCGACGAGAAAGCAAAGGAGATTATCCAGAAAGACCGGAGTGTAAAACGAATATTGGCCCAAACCTTTGGCAAGGAGATTTTTAATCGCCAGGGGAAATTAAATACGCAAAAGCTGGCCGCGCTGGCATTCAAAGATGAGATCAGCACGCAAAAATTAAATCAGATTGTGCATCCGCGCATGGTCGCTTATTTAATCGAAGAACTTGAGCGTGCGCGTTTTTCGCGTAAGTATCCGATTGTGGCCATAGATGCCGCTCTGATTTACGAAATAAGCATCGAGCAGATGTTTGACGCGGTGGTTACGGTTTACGCTCCGATAGAATTGCGTTACAAAAGAGTTAAACAGCGCGACGGGATGACGCGCTCAGATTTTTTTGCGCGCGTTAACAAGCAGATTCCGCTGGAAGAAAAACGACAGTGGGCCGATTTTGTGATCGATAATAGCGGATCATTAGACGAACTGGAAAAACAAAGCTGGGCGGTGTATGAAAAATTACTGAATATGCAGGAGAAAAAAGAGCGTCAATTAAAGCATATCAGTTAA
- a CDS encoding sigma-54 interaction domain-containing protein, producing MEESTYLEELKEKLGFYGVSQPVQEILQTIRMIAPTDLSVLIQGESGTGKEVVANAIHQLSKRRNKPLVSVNCGAIPEGILESELFGHEKGSFTGAIAQRKGYFEAADGGTIFLDEIGEMPLNTQVKLLRVLETSEIMRVGGTTPIKVDVRVIAASNKNLEQAVANNEFRRDLYFRLKAITIFIPPLRKRKEDIPVLVKKFADEYVKKNQIFFKGFSPEALEALKEYDWPGNIRELKNFVETAITLNRGEIIHSSYVRQVLNLDHRYATTDNLPVPLNKTPDQAERELIYRTLISLKLDITELKQMIGKLIQTQMDWMKHQMPHTQEETPSAENSQEIKPTSISAMERELIKETLKRFNGNRRKTAKALQISERTLYRKLHEYGLS from the coding sequence ATGGAAGAAAGCACATATTTAGAAGAACTCAAAGAAAAACTGGGGTTTTACGGAGTTAGTCAGCCGGTTCAGGAGATTTTACAAACGATTCGCATGATTGCGCCCACCGATCTTTCTGTTTTAATTCAGGGCGAAAGCGGAACCGGCAAAGAGGTAGTTGCCAACGCCATCCATCAATTGAGCAAACGCAGGAATAAACCGCTCGTTTCTGTAAACTGCGGGGCGATTCCAGAAGGTATTCTGGAGTCCGAACTCTTCGGTCACGAAAAGGGATCGTTTACCGGCGCCATTGCTCAACGAAAAGGTTATTTTGAAGCAGCCGACGGCGGAACCATCTTTCTGGATGAAATCGGTGAAATGCCGCTCAATACCCAGGTCAAACTCTTACGTGTCCTGGAGACTTCGGAAATTATGCGTGTGGGCGGCACCACGCCCATTAAAGTCGATGTGCGCGTCATTGCCGCTTCCAATAAAAATCTTGAGCAGGCGGTGGCCAACAATGAATTTCGGCGAGACCTTTATTTCCGCCTGAAAGCCATCACCATCTTTATTCCGCCCCTGCGTAAAAGGAAAGAGGATATTCCGGTTCTGGTCAAAAAATTTGCCGATGAATACGTAAAGAAAAATCAAATCTTTTTTAAGGGATTTTCGCCGGAAGCCCTTGAAGCTTTAAAAGAGTATGACTGGCCGGGGAATATTCGGGAATTAAAAAATTTTGTAGAAACGGCCATCACCTTAAATCGAGGTGAAATAATTCATTCTTCTTATGTGCGTCAGGTTCTGAATCTTGATCACCGCTATGCAACCACCGATAATTTACCGGTACCATTGAACAAAACGCCGGATCAGGCAGAACGCGAGCTAATTTATCGCACATTAATCTCCTTAAAGCTGGACATAACTGAATTAAAACAGATGATCGGGAAATTAATCCAGACTCAGATGGATTGGATGAAGCATCAAATGCCCCATACTCAGGAAGAGACGCCTTCTGCTGAAAATTCTCAGGAAATTAAACCCACGTCCATCTCTGCCATGGAAAGAGAATTGATTAAAGAGACGCTTAAACGTTTCAATGGAAACCGCCGGAAAACGGCCAAAGCCTTGCAAATAAGCGAGCGTACGCTTTATCGTAAGTTACACGAATATGGTTTATCATAA
- a CDS encoding metallophosphoesterase family protein, which yields MRIWILSDIHVDFVENRHWLNQISAQEYRDDVLILAGDVTHNFELFQRILKELRRKFKHLFFVPGNHDLWIQGTAFNDSLEKFEALLKFCQDAQITMEPALLNDGKRKIGIIPIFSWYHLKQETGTLYLPKPGEEQLQRLWSDFHFVRWPNHHFRPVEYFVELTRRPKSFTEADLIITFSHFLPRQETMFSENRKIDRQRMKKFDRHPQFNFSQVAGSTLIEKKLRQFRADIHVYGHQHINRDRVIDGVRYVSHCLGYPEERRRGTIVGIERGLKCIG from the coding sequence ATGCGAATTTGGATATTATCGGATATTCATGTGGATTTTGTTGAAAATCGACATTGGCTTAATCAAATCTCTGCCCAGGAATACAGAGACGACGTCCTTATTTTAGCAGGAGATGTGACGCATAATTTTGAGCTCTTCCAAAGAATTTTGAAGGAGCTTCGAAGGAAATTCAAACATCTTTTTTTTGTGCCGGGGAATCATGATTTGTGGATTCAAGGTACGGCCTTTAATGATTCGCTGGAAAAATTTGAGGCGCTTTTAAAATTTTGTCAGGATGCTCAAATAACAATGGAGCCCGCCCTGTTGAACGATGGGAAGCGTAAAATTGGCATTATTCCCATCTTTTCCTGGTACCATCTAAAGCAAGAAACAGGCACTCTTTATCTTCCCAAGCCCGGTGAAGAACAACTGCAACGATTGTGGAGCGACTTTCATTTCGTACGCTGGCCCAACCACCATTTTAGGCCGGTGGAATATTTTGTGGAACTCACCCGCCGTCCGAAGTCGTTTACTGAGGCCGATTTAATCATCACCTTCAGCCATTTTCTGCCGCGTCAGGAAACCATGTTCTCCGAAAACAGAAAAATAGATCGCCAGCGCATGAAAAAGTTTGACCGGCATCCACAGTTTAATTTCAGTCAGGTCGCCGGTTCCACATTGATTGAAAAAAAATTGCGCCAGTTCCGCGCCGATATTCACGTTTACGGACACCAGCATATTAATCGCGACAGAGTGATCGACGGCGTGCGCTATGTTTCGCATTGCCTTGGCTATCCGGAAGAACGGCGCCGGGGAACTATTGTGGGGATTGAACGGGGATTAAAGTGTATTGGTTGA
- a CDS encoding S8 family serine peptidase produces MKPIFLIFFFFYLHSLSAADVYFAKLTATGQEQLKRNNLLKPAGISYKTFQTYSKPLPLVDRWLVVEADSQKLHELQEENWIETFEPVRRFKIFPLTNDSLSAEQWYLEQINIEQAWQVTRGAPDVLLAVIDTGIDYTHPDLQEVLWINEIERQGLPGVDDDGNGLIDDVMGWDFTDAPRFADGGDYLTPDPDPMDEFLGGHGTEIAGIIGATVNNLKGIAGIAPQIKIMNLRAGTAAGYLEEDDVIQAMLYAYSKGAKIINMSFGDVKVSTLFRDVLRFLWEKGITFVAAAGNEGQPQIYYPAAFKETIAVGSCDRQDHLSAFSNFGPGLDLIAPGAEIISTAPGNKYRTVSGTSFSAPMAAGVCALLLSARPDLSNEELRTVLKNSAEQNLPNPQWQVGSGRLDAGKALLIQHGGALQIISPTENTPVKDSLFIVGSAYHPDLQSVLLEYGLGSKPERWFALGKWDYRYFYHDTLALLPINHIPDTVLTIRLQMQLLNQTSVFDLTSIHVDRTPPRILKLTLDPAFQQAEIVGLLHLITDDQTTAHVTFLHSSGSVSADSLVDLNLFSEHFLTFTSRQIADYNLLKIQVKNDGGLIADTTLNVPEIFFADRQWHPWRPLKHTLPAGYLLHKFTDINRNGQREIVLSEYASSGAIGYLKVWEDTPQGFEQIAEFSQKAIPRDAFDMDGDGREELLVTYGSQARLLKFDSGLKTFRIVWQDSGFWAAALTDCNKNGKAEIIGYRDSAYVALEDQGNFQFLPIARLINHSKGENRFGSPKVVVHDFNGDGNNELVFGDYDGDLNIYSCSGADQFHLLQLLHTYQTDATDLIEAGGDALFVLSHTEEGRRFESELAQLYWSLEIFTYDARWRELKSSQIIHFYPYSLKKTFDAGMRFSEYNGRQYLFLALSPSFFVLEKIEGRWAVVWQTESCRSNAIVAGESPSSQNFECYFNTGEKIVGFFKGEGEALSVPFGLNASPLDSARIKIEWQGQNYNGFNLYRGLSAQSLQFYRHVSQNVFLDQNLTLQETYFYAVTAVADSLESEWSNIDSASTGRPPRLLSVQRVGKTAFILQFDQSLKLKADQPPRIFLEAARIAASSIVLIPPGHSLLVIFDDLRDSDFTEDTLKVENVFNAQDMPIDRRYDWSALDLAAPIEAPRVTKLNIVTRTTIVVTFSQPMDSGSVQQLSHYQLFPAGSVSEVTVLNALASEVELTLTKEAPAGGFGQAAYLEIYGVKNRWGVEMAERQKFSLFRPEDDLSRVIIYPQPVRPQDEALIFAKLPQKAQIQIFNMHGLLIRTLEQVNEYGGIRWDLRDASGKRASSGVYFYRIIYGKHQKTGKLVIVR; encoded by the coding sequence ATGAAGCCGATATTTTTAATCTTCTTTTTTTTCTATCTGCATTCGCTTTCCGCCGCAGACGTCTATTTTGCTAAATTAACTGCAACAGGGCAGGAGCAATTAAAGCGCAATAATTTGCTCAAACCAGCCGGTATTTCTTACAAAACCTTTCAAACCTATTCTAAGCCGCTGCCGCTCGTTGATCGCTGGCTTGTGGTGGAAGCCGATTCGCAGAAATTGCATGAGCTGCAAGAGGAAAATTGGATCGAAACGTTTGAACCGGTGCGTCGCTTTAAAATATTCCCCCTGACCAACGACAGCCTGTCTGCCGAACAATGGTATCTTGAACAAATTAACATTGAACAAGCCTGGCAGGTAACGCGCGGGGCCCCCGATGTATTGCTGGCCGTCATCGATACGGGCATCGATTACACGCATCCGGATTTGCAGGAGGTTCTCTGGATTAATGAAATTGAACGACAGGGTTTGCCGGGCGTGGATGACGACGGCAATGGTTTGATCGACGATGTGATGGGTTGGGATTTTACCGACGCTCCGCGTTTTGCCGACGGCGGAGACTACCTGACCCCGGATCCGGATCCCATGGATGAATTTTTGGGCGGTCACGGAACAGAGATTGCCGGCATTATCGGCGCCACGGTCAACAACCTGAAAGGCATTGCCGGTATTGCACCGCAAATCAAAATCATGAATCTGCGCGCTGGAACGGCTGCTGGCTATCTGGAAGAGGATGATGTCATTCAGGCCATGCTTTATGCTTATTCCAAAGGGGCAAAAATCATCAACATGAGCTTTGGCGATGTTAAGGTGTCCACCCTTTTTAGAGATGTGCTACGTTTCCTCTGGGAAAAGGGCATCACCTTTGTGGCCGCTGCAGGCAACGAAGGACAACCGCAGATTTATTATCCGGCTGCTTTTAAAGAAACCATTGCCGTCGGTAGTTGCGACCGGCAAGATCATCTAAGCGCTTTTTCTAATTTTGGGCCGGGGCTCGATCTAATCGCTCCGGGAGCGGAAATCATCAGCACCGCGCCGGGTAACAAATACCGCACTGTGAGCGGAACTTCTTTTAGCGCCCCGATGGCGGCCGGCGTTTGCGCTCTGTTGCTTTCGGCCAGGCCGGATTTAAGCAACGAAGAGCTGCGCACCGTTTTAAAAAACTCCGCCGAACAAAACCTGCCCAATCCTCAATGGCAGGTCGGCTCCGGAAGATTGGACGCCGGTAAGGCGCTGCTCATTCAACATGGCGGCGCGCTGCAAATTATCAGCCCCACAGAAAATACGCCTGTCAAAGATTCGCTTTTCATCGTCGGCAGCGCTTACCATCCGGATCTGCAGTCCGTGCTGCTGGAATATGGCCTTGGCAGCAAACCAGAACGATGGTTCGCCCTGGGAAAATGGGACTACCGCTATTTTTACCACGATACTCTGGCGCTTTTGCCCATCAATCACATTCCGGATACCGTGCTGACCATTCGACTGCAAATGCAACTATTAAATCAGACGTCGGTTTTTGATCTTACTTCAATACATGTTGATCGGACGCCTCCGCGTATTTTAAAACTAACACTGGATCCCGCCTTTCAGCAGGCAGAAATTGTCGGTTTATTGCACCTTATTACCGATGATCAAACCACCGCCCATGTTACTTTTTTGCATTCTTCAGGCAGCGTTTCTGCGGATAGTCTGGTTGATCTTAACCTCTTTTCCGAACATTTTTTAACGTTTACCAGCCGTCAAATCGCAGATTATAACTTGCTAAAAATTCAAGTGAAGAATGACGGCGGATTGATCGCAGACACCACGCTAAACGTTCCGGAAATCTTTTTCGCCGATCGACAGTGGCATCCATGGAGGCCGCTCAAGCACACCCTGCCGGCTGGCTATCTTCTGCACAAATTCACGGATATTAACCGAAACGGACAGCGAGAGATCGTTTTAAGCGAATACGCCAGTAGCGGGGCCATTGGTTATTTAAAAGTCTGGGAAGATACGCCGCAGGGCTTTGAACAGATCGCCGAATTCAGCCAGAAGGCCATACCTCGCGATGCCTTTGACATGGATGGCGATGGCCGTGAAGAGTTGTTGGTGACTTATGGAAGTCAGGCGCGCTTACTGAAATTTGATTCTGGCCTCAAAACATTTCGCATCGTCTGGCAGGATTCGGGTTTCTGGGCTGCCGCATTAACCGATTGCAACAAAAACGGCAAGGCAGAAATCATCGGTTATCGGGATTCGGCCTATGTGGCGCTGGAAGATCAGGGGAATTTTCAATTTTTACCAATTGCCAGGCTGATAAATCACAGCAAGGGCGAAAATCGGTTTGGCTCTCCAAAAGTTGTGGTTCACGATTTTAATGGCGATGGAAATAATGAACTGGTATTTGGCGATTATGACGGCGATCTCAATATTTACTCCTGCTCGGGCGCCGACCAGTTCCACCTTTTGCAATTGTTGCACACGTATCAGACCGATGCCACCGATTTAATAGAAGCCGGCGGCGACGCTCTGTTTGTTCTCAGTCACACAGAAGAGGGCAGGCGATTCGAATCCGAGCTGGCCCAGCTTTACTGGTCGCTGGAAATTTTTACTTATGATGCGCGCTGGAGGGAATTGAAATCCAGCCAGATCATCCATTTTTATCCCTATTCTCTCAAAAAAACCTTTGACGCCGGCATGCGCTTTTCGGAATACAACGGCCGACAATATCTTTTTCTTGCTCTTTCCCCCTCGTTTTTTGTTCTGGAAAAAATAGAAGGACGATGGGCCGTCGTCTGGCAAACCGAAAGCTGTCGTTCCAACGCCATTGTGGCTGGTGAATCGCCCTCCAGTCAAAATTTCGAATGTTATTTTAATACGGGCGAAAAGATCGTCGGATTTTTTAAAGGGGAAGGGGAGGCGCTGAGCGTGCCCTTTGGCTTAAACGCTTCGCCGCTAGACAGCGCGCGTATTAAGATCGAATGGCAGGGCCAGAATTACAATGGCTTTAATCTTTACCGCGGTCTCAGCGCCCAAAGTCTCCAATTTTACCGGCATGTTTCGCAAAACGTCTTCTTAGATCAAAACCTGACGCTGCAAGAAACATACTTTTATGCGGTTACTGCCGTCGCTGATTCTCTGGAGAGCGAGTGGTCGAACATCGATTCGGCAAGCACTGGGCGCCCGCCCCGTCTGTTAAGTGTGCAGCGCGTGGGAAAAACGGCTTTTATTCTGCAATTTGATCAGTCTTTAAAATTGAAGGCAGACCAGCCGCCCCGCATATTTTTGGAAGCCGCTCGCATTGCAGCCAGTTCCATCGTGCTCATTCCGCCGGGCCATTCATTGCTGGTTATTTTTGATGATTTGCGGGATTCAGACTTCACAGAAGACACTTTGAAGGTGGAAAATGTCTTCAATGCGCAGGATATGCCCATCGACCGGCGGTATGATTGGTCTGCGCTTGATCTGGCGGCGCCGATCGAGGCGCCACGTGTGACAAAGTTGAACATTGTGACGCGCACTACGATTGTCGTAACCTTTTCGCAACCAATGGATTCGGGGAGCGTTCAGCAGTTGAGTCATTATCAGTTGTTTCCCGCCGGTTCTGTAAGCGAGGTGACCGTTTTGAACGCCTTAGCCAGCGAGGTAGAGCTAACACTCACCAAAGAGGCGCCTGCCGGTGGCTTTGGTCAGGCGGCATATCTGGAAATTTACGGGGTGAAAAATCGCTGGGGCGTCGAGATGGCAGAACGGCAGAAATTTAGCCTCTTCCGACCGGAGGATGATTTGTCGCGTGTTATCATCTATCCGCAGCCGGTGCGCCCGCAGGATGAAGCATTAATATTTGCAAAATTACCGCAAAAAGCTCAAATTCAAATTTTTAATATGCATGGCCTGCTGATTAGAACCCTGGAGCAGGTAAATGAGTATGGCGGCATTCGCTGGGATTTACGCGATGCATCCGGAAAAAGAGCGAGCAGCGGCGTGTATTTTTACCGGATCATCTACGGTAAGCATCAAAAAACAGGAAAGTTAGTGATCGTGAGGTAG
- the cybH gene encoding Ni/Fe-hydrogenase, b-type cytochrome subunit, whose translation MQAVKKNVYRRVYVWEFPVRLFHWVNAICIVVLAVTGYIIGKPFALEYSNEAYQQYWFGTVRFLHFVSAFIFFFNFLVRIYWGFVGNQYADWKNFIPLKKKQWQEIWEVLKVDILQKDVTERISIGHNSLAGLIYFISFLIFLFQAFTGFALYSSMSSSFLPQLFSWVVPFMGGDFAVRQWHHMFMWFFIVFTIIHVYLVFYHDYVEGRGTTSSMVGGWKFEKEENL comes from the coding sequence ATGCAAGCAGTCAAAAAGAATGTTTACCGGCGAGTGTATGTGTGGGAATTTCCCGTTCGTCTGTTTCACTGGGTTAATGCCATTTGTATTGTGGTGCTGGCCGTTACCGGCTACATCATCGGAAAACCTTTTGCTCTGGAGTACAGCAACGAGGCCTATCAACAGTACTGGTTTGGCACCGTTCGCTTTCTCCATTTTGTGAGCGCCTTTATCTTCTTTTTCAATTTTCTGGTCAGAATTTACTGGGGATTTGTCGGGAACCAGTACGCCGACTGGAAAAATTTCATTCCGCTGAAGAAAAAACAGTGGCAGGAAATCTGGGAAGTGCTGAAGGTTGATATTTTACAAAAAGACGTTACTGAACGTATCAGCATCGGACACAATTCCCTTGCCGGACTCATCTATTTTATCTCTTTTCTGATCTTCCTCTTCCAGGCGTTTACCGGTTTTGCGCTTTACTCCAGCATGAGCTCGTCTTTTCTGCCTCAGCTTTTCAGCTGGGTGGTGCCCTTTATGGGCGGAGATTTTGCCGTTCGCCAGTGGCATCACATGTTCATGTGGTTTTTCATTGTTTTTACCATCATTCATGTGTACCTGGTATTTTATCATGACTATGTAGAAGGACGCGGAACGACTTCTTCCATGGTTGGAGGATGGAAATTTGAAAAGGAAGAAAATCTCTGA
- the lptE gene encoding LPS assembly lipoprotein LptE, translating to MMFKRSLGFGLFIILAVFFVSSCGYYSFKGSLPSYIESIAIPLFDNQTPDPGVPETLNQLLTTEFIKDNTLKVVDESKADLILSGVILPIRLQPAVVREGEEVAEDKLIVSIKVKCEDVKTSKVLFNKTFQQYSPLDATAGLEEREQAINDALQLIAEDILNATLGAW from the coding sequence ATGATGTTTAAAAGATCGCTGGGCTTCGGCCTATTCATTATATTAGCCGTATTTTTTGTATCGAGTTGCGGCTATTATTCGTTTAAAGGCTCGCTGCCTTCCTATATTGAGAGCATTGCCATTCCGTTGTTTGATAATCAAACTCCGGACCCCGGCGTTCCGGAAACGTTAAATCAATTGTTGACCACAGAATTCATTAAAGATAATACCCTAAAAGTCGTGGATGAAAGTAAAGCGGATTTGATTTTAAGCGGCGTCATTCTCCCCATCCGTTTGCAGCCGGCCGTGGTGCGAGAAGGCGAAGAAGTGGCCGAAGACAAATTGATCGTTAGCATAAAAGTAAAGTGCGAAGATGTGAAAACCTCCAAAGTTTTATTCAATAAAACGTTTCAACAATATAGCCCCCTGGATGCTACGGCTGGCCTGGAAGAACGTGAGCAGGCGATCAATGACGCTTTACAGTTAATTGCCGAAGATATTTTAAACGCCACCCTGGGGGCATGGTAA